From the genome of Triticum aestivum cultivar Chinese Spring chromosome 3B, IWGSC CS RefSeq v2.1, whole genome shotgun sequence, one region includes:
- the LOC123068037 gene encoding uncharacterized protein translates to MRRLSTSLVGGSSARTHSCFVYSGHSSVVHQRNNVDWIPPEPDCVKVNTDDAVDVNGGISAIGLVARDQDGLVLARSRKGLCISYVRREANKAAHWCAQEGLKSASDVILFDVFPDSLIVQSDEEGEGGYILERSWLWSNSKSGTGSMQGVNEAGDRRRRTGPNLGRSARSHTIWMMLTVRYTTGRYRKDSPESRRFFHLAGRTSSLFAAIPQAHAARAAKRAVAVVSPSFPARAPPLPQHCSGCTPESNPLVSSRPTPPRQSPSCRLKRRVGSDSERDLPLSTSPSGDGGGDLAWPNHTDTPVHGARTLLIWTAEMVSCVHAPDTSFPTLNLVKNNNNNNNNENHTTGGIGKVCRMLTDFLRSCLPTNISTGDGISLKLRASFDIILHLTRG, encoded by the exons ATGAGGAGGTTAAGTACCAGCCTGGTCGGTGGTTCTAGTGCAAGAACTCATTCATGCTTTGTATATTCCGGCCACTCCTCTGTAGTTCACCAGAGGAACAATGTGGACTGGATACCACCAGAGCCCGACTGTGTAAAGGTTAACACAGATGATGCGGTTGATGTGAATGGGGGAATTTCAGCCATTGGACTTGTGGCAAGAGATCAGGACGGACTCGTGCTCGCCAGAAGTCGTAAG GGGCTGTGCATCAGCTACGTGAGAAGAGAGGCCAACAAGGCTGCTCATTGGTGTGCTCAGGAGGGCCTCAAGAGTGCCTCGGATGTTATTCTTTTTGATGTATTCCCTGATTCTCTGATAGTGCAATCTGAT gaggagggggagggaggttACATACTGGAGAGGAGTTGGTTGTGGTCGAATTCGAAAAGCGGGACGGGGTCGATGCAGGGGGTAAACGAG GCGGGTGATAGGCGCCGGcggaccggcccaaatttgggccggtccgCTCGCAGCCATACGATTTGGATGATGCTAACCGTAAGATACACAACGGGCCGGTACAGAAAAGATTCCCCTGAATCTCGTCGCTTCTTTCATCTCGCCGGCCGCACAAGCTCTCTGTTTGCTGCCATACCACAAGCCCACGCGGCCCGCGCCGCCAAGCGGGCCGTCGCCGTCGTGTCCCCATCCTTTCCAGCTcgagcgccgccgctgccgcaacaCTGTTCCGGTTGCACGCCGGAATCGAATCCGCTCGTCTCTTCTCGTCCGACTCCTCCCCGCCAGTCTCCGAGTTGCCGCCTGAAGCGGCGGGTCGGGTCGGATTCAGAGAGGGACCTGCCACTCTCCACCTCgccctccggcgacggcggcggcgacctcgCTTGGCCGAACCACACCGACACGCCG GTACATGGCGCACGAACTCTACTTATTTGGACTGCAGAAATGGTTTCTTGTGTTCATGCACCGGACACAAGTTTTCCCACGctcaatcttgtgaagaacaacaacaacaacaacaacaacgaaaaCCACACCACCG GTGGAATAGGGAAGGTATGCCGTATGCTTACAGATTTCCTTCGGAGTTGTTTGCCAACAAACATATCAACTGGAGATGGTATCAGCTTGAAGTTGAGGGCATCCTTTGATATTATACTCCACCTGACCAGAGGATGA